A window of the Bacteroides thetaiotaomicron VPI-5482 genome harbors these coding sequences:
- a CDS encoding helix-turn-helix domain-containing protein, which translates to MRGEQSPNGLHYAREHLSCKNYMTDIDTGFKYIKFDTEKCIEEEYTHKNYLLFFLEGDFSVYCNQFCNRTFHSNEMVVLPKSSMIKISATDKSQMLAMAFDIPQSNCDKLLFQGLSSICENIDYDFSPIPMRYPLMPFLETVVHCLRNEMNCTYLHNVIEREFFFLLRGFYNKKEIATLFHPIIGRQLEFRDFVMQNYSKVNNLDELITLSNIGRTSFFIKFKEEFGITAKQWMMKQLKKRILGKVIEPGICVKQLMEVCNFESQAQLYRYFKQHFRCTPKQLIDRYQAKTDNL; encoded by the coding sequence ATGAGAGGGGAACAATCACCGAACGGATTACATTACGCCAGGGAACATTTGTCATGCAAAAATTACATGACAGATATTGATACAGGATTCAAATATATTAAATTCGACACTGAGAAATGCATAGAGGAAGAGTATACCCACAAAAATTATCTTTTATTTTTTTTAGAAGGAGATTTTTCAGTATACTGTAACCAATTTTGTAACCGCACGTTTCATAGCAATGAAATGGTAGTGTTGCCTAAATCTTCAATGATAAAGATTTCCGCAACAGACAAATCCCAAATGCTGGCTATGGCATTTGATATACCTCAAAGCAACTGTGACAAACTTTTATTTCAAGGTTTGAGCTCCATTTGTGAAAATATTGACTATGATTTCAGCCCTATCCCCATGCGTTATCCACTAATGCCATTCCTTGAAACTGTAGTCCACTGTTTGAGGAATGAAATGAACTGTACATACCTACATAATGTAATAGAACGTGAATTTTTCTTCCTACTCAGGGGATTCTATAATAAAAAAGAAATTGCTACACTTTTCCACCCTATCATTGGCAGGCAATTAGAGTTTAGAGATTTTGTCATGCAGAACTATTCAAAAGTAAATAATCTTGATGAGCTAATTACACTGTCAAATATAGGAAGAACCAGCTTCTTTATTAAATTCAAAGAAGAATTCGGAATTACCGCAAAACAATGGATGATGAAACAATTAAAGAAACGTATTTTGGGAAAAGTTATAGAACCGGGTATATGTGTCAAGCAACTAATGGAGGTATGCAACTTTGAGTCGCAAGCTCAGTTATACCGCTACTTCAAACAGCATTTTCGCTGTACTCCAAAGCAATTAATAGACCGTTATCAGGCGAAAACCGATAATCTTTAA
- a CDS encoding RagB/SusD family nutrient uptake outer membrane protein: MKISKMKIKVAGLCLLTWAFVSTSCSDYLDKTPDDATSITLEEVFSSEIYTERFLLRAYDYLPCETNYNDNDYWALGAWSGASDEMNITWTYPMAKEMNRGSWNPKMLEGSSSQGTSYAMWWRYYEGIRQCNVFLENIDLCPAAQATKNVWICEARFMRAMLHFFLLRSHGPIPIMDHALKMDDEMTYFPRNTFDQCVDFIVSDCQYGIDGALPMIYTNASGTVAESLYGRATKAAAYALKARVLLYAASPLFNGNADYAKFANEDGTLLFAPKDDSKWGKAAAAAKEAIDKIEGSSYYGLYYSDEPDNGYRNYMELFLPSKKWNKEYIFARNQGTGYSDNIHQEKCMAANGMGGWSGLCPTQELVDAYEMANGSTPIIGYNADGTPIINGASGYSETGFAATAGKHYPAGVYNMYVGREPRFYASINFNGQQWRGRQLEFWQGGKDGINVSKVDYCCTGYLLRKTADEGVDVINGKGGMKEASILFRVGSLYLDYAEALNEAEGPVDDVYKYVDAIRKRAGLPGLAKGLDKDKMRERIQHERQIELAFEAGHRYFDCHRWKIAEKTDNGYMHGMNITATNKVDYSKRSTVGDSRVFEKKHYLFPIPQSEMDKRIGLVQSPYWE; the protein is encoded by the coding sequence ATGAAAATATCGAAAATGAAAATAAAGGTGGCAGGACTATGTTTGCTGACATGGGCATTTGTATCGACTTCATGTAGTGATTATCTGGATAAAACTCCGGACGATGCTACTTCCATAACCTTAGAGGAAGTGTTTTCCAGTGAAATTTATACAGAACGTTTTCTGTTAAGAGCTTACGATTACCTTCCTTGTGAAACTAACTATAATGATAATGATTATTGGGCATTGGGTGCCTGGAGTGGTGCATCTGATGAGATGAACATCACTTGGACTTATCCGATGGCTAAAGAAATGAATCGTGGTAGCTGGAATCCTAAAATGCTCGAAGGTAGTTCCAGTCAGGGTACGTCTTATGCAATGTGGTGGCGTTATTATGAAGGTATCCGTCAATGTAATGTGTTTCTTGAAAATATAGACTTATGTCCGGCAGCGCAAGCTACAAAAAATGTGTGGATATGTGAAGCACGTTTTATGCGCGCAATGTTGCATTTCTTTCTGTTGCGTAGTCACGGTCCTATTCCTATCATGGATCATGCGCTGAAAATGGATGATGAAATGACATATTTCCCTCGAAATACGTTTGATCAATGCGTAGATTTTATAGTTTCAGATTGTCAATATGGCATTGATGGAGCGTTGCCGATGATTTATACCAATGCGAGTGGTACGGTGGCCGAATCTTTGTATGGGCGTGCTACAAAAGCCGCAGCTTATGCTTTGAAAGCACGTGTATTGCTTTATGCTGCAAGTCCGCTGTTCAATGGAAATGCTGATTATGCTAAATTTGCCAATGAAGACGGTACATTGCTCTTTGCTCCCAAAGATGATTCTAAATGGGGAAAAGCTGCTGCGGCTGCCAAAGAAGCAATAGATAAGATAGAGGGTTCTTCTTATTATGGTTTGTATTATTCGGATGAACCTGATAACGGTTATAGAAACTATATGGAGTTATTCCTACCTTCAAAAAAATGGAATAAAGAATATATCTTTGCCAGAAATCAAGGGACAGGCTATAGTGACAATATCCATCAGGAGAAATGTATGGCAGCCAACGGTATGGGAGGCTGGAGCGGTCTTTGTCCTACTCAGGAACTGGTTGATGCCTATGAAATGGCTAATGGTTCAACACCGATTATCGGATATAATGCAGATGGAACGCCTATAATAAATGGAGCAAGCGGCTACTCGGAAACTGGTTTTGCGGCAACGGCTGGCAAACATTATCCGGCAGGAGTTTATAATATGTATGTCGGTCGTGAACCTCGTTTTTATGCTTCAATCAATTTTAATGGTCAACAGTGGCGTGGTCGCCAATTGGAATTTTGGCAAGGTGGAAAAGATGGTATTAATGTCTCCAAAGTAGATTATTGCTGTACCGGATACTTATTGCGAAAAACTGCTGATGAAGGTGTAGATGTGATTAATGGTAAGGGAGGAATGAAAGAAGCCTCTATCCTTTTCCGGGTAGGTAGTCTTTATCTGGATTATGCGGAAGCATTGAATGAAGCTGAAGGGCCTGTAGATGATGTATACAAGTATGTAGACGCTATTCGTAAACGCGCCGGTTTGCCGGGATTGGCAAAAGGCTTGGACAAAGATAAGATGCGTGAACGTATTCAGCATGAACGTCAGATAGAATTAGCGTTCGAAGCCGGACATCGCTATTTCGATTGTCACCGCTGGAAAATTGCAGAGAAAACAGACAACGGATATATGCATGGTATGAATATAACTGCTACTAATAAGGTAGATTATAGTAAACGTTCAACAGTAGGTGATTCTCGTGTATTCGAAAAGAAACATTATCTGTTCCCTATACCGCAGAGTGAAATGGATAAGCGGATAGGATTGGTACAATCTCCCTATTGGGAATAA
- a CDS encoding MraY family glycosyltransferase produces the protein MNYFFIAIAFLVAVFMGWIITPQILLVAFRKRLFDSVGGRKTHSGIVPRLGGVVFVPVQCFLLVLSMFFMYKLEITSYLQDPFIPFQFLLLMIGLLILNMVGVIDDLIRINYRRKFVAQIVASSFLPLSGLWINDLYGLLGITTLSPWIGMPLTVFVAVFIINAVNLIDGIDGLCSGLVGMGALVFGFLFIYNAAWLHAVFAFITAGVLCPFFYYNVFGKSKGRQRIFMGDTGSLTLGLSMAFLAISYAMNNPLIKPFSEGAIVVSFATLIVPLFDVVRVVRIRYFQHKPLFMPDQNHIHHKFLRVGMSHYVAMILILALALFFSFFNIVAVEYISNNIVIFIDIVLWIAFHLWLDRRELIRAKHGVANN, from the coding sequence ATGAATTATTTTTTTATAGCAATAGCATTTTTAGTTGCGGTATTTATGGGGTGGATTATCACTCCTCAGATTTTGCTCGTAGCTTTTAGAAAACGACTGTTTGATTCTGTAGGTGGTCGCAAGACCCATAGCGGTATAGTACCACGTTTGGGAGGAGTTGTGTTCGTCCCGGTGCAGTGCTTTCTATTAGTGCTATCTATGTTTTTTATGTATAAACTAGAAATAACGTCCTATCTTCAAGACCCATTTATACCTTTCCAATTTTTATTGTTGATGATAGGTTTGCTCATTTTGAATATGGTCGGAGTGATAGATGATTTGATTAGGATTAACTATCGTAGAAAATTCGTAGCTCAAATTGTTGCTTCTTCATTTCTTCCGTTATCCGGACTCTGGATTAATGATTTGTATGGACTACTCGGAATAACTACTTTATCTCCTTGGATTGGAATGCCTCTGACGGTGTTTGTGGCAGTCTTTATTATTAATGCCGTTAACCTGATTGATGGAATCGACGGGCTCTGTTCCGGTTTGGTCGGTATGGGGGCTTTGGTTTTTGGTTTCTTGTTTATTTATAATGCAGCATGGTTACATGCTGTTTTTGCCTTTATCACCGCAGGGGTGCTATGTCCTTTTTTCTATTACAATGTGTTCGGCAAATCGAAAGGAAGACAACGAATTTTTATGGGGGATACTGGCAGTCTGACGCTGGGGCTCTCGATGGCTTTTCTGGCAATCAGCTATGCGATGAATAATCCGTTGATAAAGCCTTTTTCCGAAGGAGCGATAGTAGTTTCTTTCGCTACATTGATTGTCCCTCTTTTTGATGTAGTTCGTGTGGTACGGATACGTTATTTTCAGCATAAGCCTCTTTTTATGCCCGACCAGAATCATATACATCATAAGTTTCTGAGAGTAGGGATGTCTCATTATGTCGCAATGATTCTTATTCTGGCTTTGGCATTGTTCTTTAGCTTCTTCAATATTGTTGCGGTAGAATATATCAGCAACAACATCGTGATTTTTATAGATATCGTACTGTGGATTGCTTTCCATTTATGGTTGGACAGGCGAGAGCTTATCCGGGCAAAACATGGGGTGGCAAATAATTAA
- a CDS encoding DegT/DnrJ/EryC1/StrS family aminotransferase gives MKEQQITVTSPLLPSLEELNVYLQDIWQRKWITNNGYYHQMLEAALCEYLGVPYISLFTNGTLPLTAALLAMRITGEVITTPFSFVATTHSLWLNGIKPVFVDIDPVTCNLDPDKIEVAITPNTTAIMPVHVYGYPCDTKSIQQIADKYGLKVIYDAAHAFGVEREGESILNAGDMSTLSFHATKTFNTIEGGALVLHDEHTKKRVDYLKNFGFVGETEVVIPGTNGKLDEVRAAYGLLNLKQVDAAIEARCQATTNYREALRNVSGITFMDDISGVKHNYSYFPIFVDEERYGMSRDELYFKMKEYNVLGRRYFYPLISTFSTYRELKSARKENLPVATKMAEQVICLPMHHALSEDDMERVLRLIRK, from the coding sequence ATGAAGGAACAGCAGATTACAGTAACTTCCCCTTTATTACCATCTTTGGAGGAGTTAAATGTTTACTTGCAGGATATATGGCAACGCAAATGGATTACTAATAATGGATATTATCATCAGATGCTGGAAGCCGCTTTGTGTGAATATCTGGGTGTACCTTATATCAGTCTGTTTACCAACGGGACTCTTCCTCTAACTGCGGCCTTACTGGCAATGCGTATTACAGGAGAGGTAATAACCACGCCTTTCAGTTTTGTTGCTACTACACATTCGTTGTGGTTGAATGGCATCAAACCGGTATTTGTAGACATAGACCCTGTAACTTGTAATCTTGACCCTGATAAGATAGAGGTGGCTATAACTCCTAATACTACAGCCATTATGCCAGTGCATGTGTATGGGTATCCTTGTGATACTAAGAGCATTCAGCAAATAGCAGATAAATACGGATTGAAGGTAATCTATGATGCTGCTCATGCATTTGGGGTGGAGAGAGAGGGAGAATCTATTTTGAATGCAGGTGATATGTCGACATTGAGCTTTCATGCGACGAAGACTTTTAATACCATTGAGGGAGGTGCATTGGTACTTCACGATGAACATACTAAAAAGAGAGTTGATTACTTGAAAAATTTTGGTTTTGTCGGTGAAACGGAGGTGGTTATTCCCGGAACTAATGGCAAGCTAGATGAAGTGCGGGCAGCTTACGGATTACTGAACTTAAAACAGGTAGATGCTGCCATTGAAGCACGCTGCCAGGCTACAACTAATTATAGAGAAGCCTTACGTAATGTTTCCGGTATCACATTTATGGATGATATATCCGGAGTGAAGCATAATTATTCTTATTTCCCCATATTTGTGGATGAAGAACGATATGGTATGAGCCGTGATGAACTCTATTTTAAGATGAAGGAATATAATGTATTAGGACGGCGGTATTTTTATCCGCTGATCAGTACTTTTTCTACTTATCGTGAATTAAAGTCAGCAAGGAAAGAAAATTTGCCTGTAGCCACAAAGATGGCGGAACAGGTTATTTGTTTGCCGATGCACCATGCATTGAGCGAAGATGATATGGAGCGGGTGTTACGGCTGATAAGAAAGTAG
- a CDS encoding SDR family oxidoreductase yields MKIAIIGGSGFVGSRLIGLLQTVPNIELLNIDKQQSELYPHLTQIADVQDVQKLTELLAGTDLVVLLAAEHKDNVTPASLYYTVNVEGTRNTLQAMESNGVARLVFTSSVAVYGLNKDNPSELHPADPFNDYGRSKWQAECMLQEWYDTHREWNIHILRPTVIFGEGNRGNVYNLLRQITSGRFLMVGDGENRKSMAYVGNVVAFIAFLIENNMEGYHVFNYIDKPDFTMNDLVYHVGEVLNKHIPTTHYPYWLGMLGGYCFDALAKMTGRKLSVSSVRVKKFCAVTQFDSVKVQSSGFKPAFSMEEGLRRTLQYEFGSGAEEAIN; encoded by the coding sequence ATGAAAATAGCTATTATCGGTGGTTCCGGATTCGTGGGAAGTCGTTTGATCGGGCTGTTACAGACTGTTCCGAACATTGAACTGCTCAATATTGACAAGCAGCAGAGTGAACTTTATCCTCATCTGACACAAATAGCTGATGTGCAGGATGTACAGAAGCTGACGGAGTTGCTGGCAGGAACTGATCTTGTGGTTTTATTGGCTGCCGAACATAAAGACAACGTAACTCCTGCATCGCTTTACTATACGGTGAATGTGGAAGGGACACGTAATACGCTTCAGGCTATGGAAAGTAATGGAGTTGCCCGTTTGGTATTCACCAGTTCTGTTGCTGTCTATGGATTGAACAAAGATAATCCATCAGAATTGCATCCGGCCGATCCGTTCAATGATTACGGTCGTAGTAAGTGGCAGGCGGAATGTATGCTGCAGGAGTGGTATGATACGCATCGGGAGTGGAACATTCATATTCTTCGTCCCACAGTTATCTTTGGAGAGGGCAACAGGGGGAATGTATATAATTTGTTGCGGCAGATTACTTCCGGGCGATTTCTGATGGTAGGAGACGGTGAAAACCGGAAGTCGATGGCCTATGTCGGTAACGTAGTTGCTTTTATCGCTTTTCTGATTGAGAATAATATGGAGGGATATCATGTATTCAATTATATCGATAAGCCGGATTTCACAATGAATGATTTGGTGTATCATGTCGGGGAGGTGTTGAATAAACATATTCCTACTACACATTACCCCTATTGGTTAGGAATGTTGGGTGGATATTGCTTTGATGCTTTGGCTAAGATGACGGGAAGAAAATTGTCGGTGAGTTCTGTTCGTGTGAAGAAGTTCTGTGCGGTGACTCAGTTTGATTCTGTTAAAGTACAGTCATCGGGTTTTAAGCCGGCTTTCTCAATGGAAGAAGGGTTGAGACGGACGTTGCAATACGAGTTTGGTTCAGGAGCTGAAGAAGCTATTAATTGA
- a CDS encoding tyrosine-type recombinase/integrase, giving the protein MASIKLLLNKQRMLNNGTFPLVFQFIHRRRKLLYYTKYHIFQQQLADGALEVEYCEASLYSMKEIKEINRELKRDYKRFQNRILELERNNEEYLVDDIVEFKKKKSHRSYLLMQYIETQISYKKKMGKDGIAAAYHSTYISLKKYIGMKSARKSDIRMEEINFSFVVGYEDYLNAQGLARNTINYYLRNFRTIYNSSIRDGFKPKSENPFTYIQTKPCKTIKRAINKDDMKKLSSLILPVHSGMDIARDMYLFSFYAQGMAFVDIVFLKKKNIRDGILSYRRHKSQQLIHIVITPQMQGLIDKYANDSEYVFPIIDTSLSTSIYDQYRLALGRVNRYLKKITFRLNINVRLTTYTARHTWATLARESGAPISIISAGLGHTSEEMTRVYLKEFDQETLARVNRIVTNLL; this is encoded by the coding sequence ATGGCATCTATAAAGTTATTGCTCAATAAACAGCGAATGCTTAATAATGGTACATTTCCATTGGTTTTTCAGTTTATCCACCGGAGGCGAAAGTTACTTTATTATACCAAGTATCATATCTTTCAGCAACAACTGGCTGATGGAGCTTTGGAGGTTGAGTATTGTGAAGCATCGCTTTATTCCATGAAAGAAATAAAGGAGATAAATCGTGAGTTGAAACGGGACTATAAGCGATTCCAGAATCGTATATTGGAGTTGGAAAGGAACAATGAGGAGTATTTAGTAGATGATATCGTAGAGTTTAAAAAGAAGAAGAGTCATCGTTCGTATCTACTTATGCAGTATATAGAAACACAGATTTCTTATAAAAAAAAGATGGGGAAAGACGGTATTGCAGCCGCCTATCATAGCACCTATATTTCTCTGAAAAAATATATAGGTATGAAATCTGCGCGTAAGTCGGATATCAGGATGGAGGAAATAAACTTCAGCTTTGTGGTAGGGTATGAGGACTATTTGAATGCACAAGGACTGGCGAGGAATACGATTAATTATTATCTGCGTAATTTCCGAACGATTTATAATTCCTCTATCCGGGATGGATTTAAGCCTAAAAGCGAGAATCCTTTTACTTACATTCAGACAAAACCATGCAAGACAATAAAACGTGCAATTAATAAAGATGATATGAAGAAACTTTCTTCGCTTATTTTACCTGTTCATTCTGGAATGGACATTGCGCGGGATATGTATTTATTTAGCTTCTATGCCCAAGGAATGGCTTTCGTTGATATTGTATTTCTAAAAAAGAAGAATATTCGTGATGGAATATTGAGCTATCGACGTCATAAGTCACAACAGCTGATTCATATAGTTATCACTCCTCAGATGCAGGGATTGATTGATAAATACGCGAATGACAGTGAATATGTGTTTCCAATTATTGATACATCTTTGTCGACATCTATCTACGATCAGTATCGCCTGGCTTTAGGCAGGGTGAACCGGTATTTAAAAAAGATCACTTTTCGGTTAAATATAAATGTCCGGCTGACTACCTATACTGCAAGGCATACCTGGGCTACACTGGCAAGAGAAAGCGGGGCGCCTATTTCTATCATCAGTGCGGGATTAGGGCATACTTCAGAAGAAATGACGAGAGTATATCTTAAAGAATTCGATCAGGAGACGCTGGCGCGGGTGAATCGTATTGTGACCAATCTGTTATAA
- a CDS encoding exo-alpha-sialidase encodes MKTKTRRLLSLLNFCVLTLLACGNSDGAGEDPGVPYLAKKGEPVDGVRIGWDYGTIRQLATRGGYPRSIRLQDNTVVAVYENYDTGYEMRCSTDEGSTWGDPVILFPIHSITNDKGTARINIANSEIIQLANGDLLAACNYRPQTPEITPFAIAVRRSTDNGVTWSDPQIIYEAEPRFSDGCWEPSFLQLPNEEVQVYFANEGPYTHSNEQEISMMTSVDNGKTWGGYKTVCFRAGSRDGMPVSKVVGDEIVCVIEDCGFVTFKPYTVRTKLSDNWSSPVLADSPNRAMALGEPVEDWIYMGAPYLGVLPTGETLLSYQVDDIRHDDQLGDRLPYSTMEVAIGDKNARNFVRRTRPFPVPAGKHAVWPSVAVWDANTIAALATSNYQGGTEAPFFMKGHVMRDLEVNSSDIVNYPIFIGHTGICNLRLGVGKDADNLYITCKVKDGELYSGGQGTQKGSGVFIYLDTKNECLKEPAEGVYKVWCSYKGDITVWQGNKGKWENSELEGLQITPSVVSGGYELAFTIPLNRSFNKDAMRLCATLSTKTYTETLVHSNADRSCTWMKMNLGGH; translated from the coding sequence ATGAAAACAAAAACAAGGCGTTTATTGAGCCTCTTGAATTTTTGTGTTCTTACACTTCTGGCCTGTGGAAACTCTGATGGTGCCGGAGAAGATCCAGGAGTCCCTTATTTAGCTAAAAAAGGAGAACCTGTTGACGGTGTTCGTATTGGTTGGGATTATGGAACAATCCGGCAACTGGCAACTAGGGGAGGATATCCACGTTCCATCCGTTTACAGGATAATACAGTGGTGGCTGTATATGAGAACTATGATACAGGCTATGAAATGCGCTGTAGTACAGATGAAGGTAGTACATGGGGGGATCCTGTTATTCTTTTCCCCATCCATAGTATAACGAATGATAAAGGAACTGCCCGAATAAATATCGCTAACTCAGAAATTATACAACTTGCTAATGGGGATTTGCTGGCTGCTTGTAATTATCGTCCTCAAACACCCGAAATAACTCCGTTTGCTATAGCGGTACGCCGTAGTACTGATAATGGAGTAACGTGGAGCGATCCTCAGATTATTTATGAAGCGGAACCTCGTTTTTCTGACGGTTGTTGGGAACCGTCTTTTCTTCAACTTCCTAATGAAGAGGTGCAAGTTTATTTTGCTAATGAGGGGCCATATACTCATTCTAATGAACAGGAAATATCCATGATGACCTCAGTGGATAATGGTAAGACATGGGGAGGGTATAAGACAGTTTGTTTTCGCGCAGGTAGTCGTGATGGAATGCCGGTAAGTAAGGTGGTTGGCGATGAAATCGTTTGTGTGATAGAAGATTGTGGGTTTGTTACTTTCAAACCATACACCGTACGTACTAAATTGTCGGATAATTGGTCGTCTCCTGTATTGGCGGATTCTCCAAATCGTGCTATGGCATTGGGCGAACCTGTAGAAGATTGGATTTACATGGGAGCTCCTTATTTAGGTGTACTTCCTACAGGAGAAACGTTACTTTCTTATCAGGTGGATGATATACGTCACGACGATCAGTTGGGTGACAGGCTGCCTTATAGTACCATGGAAGTGGCAATAGGTGACAAGAATGCCCGTAACTTTGTAAGGCGCACGCGCCCTTTTCCTGTGCCTGCGGGAAAGCATGCAGTATGGCCTTCTGTAGCTGTTTGGGATGCGAATACTATAGCAGCTCTTGCTACCAGTAACTATCAGGGGGGGACGGAGGCTCCGTTTTTCATGAAAGGACATGTAATGCGGGATTTAGAAGTGAACTCTTCTGATATTGTAAACTATCCTATTTTTATTGGTCATACCGGAATCTGTAATTTACGTTTAGGAGTCGGGAAAGATGCAGATAATCTTTATATCACCTGCAAGGTTAAGGATGGAGAACTGTATTCCGGTGGACAAGGAACTCAAAAAGGAAGCGGTGTTTTTATCTATCTTGATACAAAGAATGAATGTTTGAAAGAACCTGCTGAAGGTGTTTATAAGGTATGGTGTTCATATAAAGGCGATATAACTGTCTGGCAAGGTAATAAGGGGAAATGGGAGAATAGTGAGTTGGAAGGATTACAAATCACTCCTTCTGTTGTGTCGGGAGGTTATGAACTTGCTTTTACCATTCCTTTAAATCGTTCATTTAATAAAGATGCGATGAGGTTGTGTGCCACATTGTCTACAAAGACCTATACCGAAACATTAGTTCATAGTAATGCTGACAGGTCGTGTACATGGATGAAAATGAATTTAGGTGGGCATTAA
- a CDS encoding UpxY family transcription antiterminator: MDEKKCWLVVCVQSNREKKTYERLSALGFESFLPLQEETRRWSDRSKKVQRVVIPMVVFARIAPSERISVLRLPSVSRFMVLRGESAPAIIPDAQMERFRFMLDYSEEAVEMCSERIQPGEQVKVIKGPLTGLTGELITMDGKSKVAVRINMLGAAMVEVPVGFVERI, translated from the coding sequence ATGGATGAAAAAAAGTGTTGGTTGGTTGTTTGTGTGCAGAGTAACAGGGAGAAGAAAACCTACGAACGTCTGTCGGCATTGGGATTTGAATCTTTTCTTCCGTTACAGGAAGAAACACGTCGTTGGAGTGACCGAAGCAAGAAAGTGCAGCGGGTCGTGATTCCTATGGTTGTTTTTGCCCGGATAGCTCCTTCCGAACGTATTTCTGTGCTTCGTCTTCCCTCTGTAAGCCGCTTTATGGTATTGCGCGGAGAAAGTGCTCCGGCAATCATCCCGGATGCACAAATGGAACGTTTCCGCTTTATGCTCGATTATTCGGAAGAAGCGGTTGAGATGTGTTCGGAGCGTATCCAGCCGGGCGAACAGGTAAAAGTTATCAAGGGGCCGTTGACAGGATTAACAGGGGAGCTGATAACAATGGATGGAAAAAGTAAGGTAGCCGTCAGGATTAATATGCTGGGAGCTGCGATGGTAGAAGTGCCGGTAGGGTTTGTAGAGAGAATATGA